A single window of Gossypium arboreum isolate Shixiya-1 chromosome 13, ASM2569848v2, whole genome shotgun sequence DNA harbors:
- the LOC108464431 gene encoding serine/arginine-rich splicing factor SC35 — protein MSHFGRSGPPDISDTYSLLILNITFRTTADDLFPLFDKYGKVVDIFIPKDRRTGDSRGFAFVRYKYADEAQKAVDRLDGRVVDGREITVQFAKYGPNAERIHKGRIVESAPRSGHRSRSRSPRRRHRDDHYRDRDYRRSRSRSHDRYERDRYRGKDRDSRRRSRSRSASPDYSKGRGRGRYDDDRRSVSRSISASPARRSPSPRKSTSPRKSPPRGESPDRRSRDGRSPSRRSVSTRGRLADSRSPSPQNSDVDE, from the exons ATGTCTCACTTCGGAAGGTCAGGGCCGCCCGACATTAGCGATACTTACTCTCTTCTCATCCTCAACATCACCTTTC gcACCACTGCTGATGATTTGTTTCCGCTTTTCGACAAGTACGGCAAGGTGGTCGACATCTTCATTCCCAAAGATCGAAG GACCGGTGATTCTCGAGGTTTTGCATTTGTTCGCTACAAGTATGCGGATGAGGCACAAAAAGCTGTGGATAGGCTCGATG GGAGAGTCGTTGATGGTCGGGAAATAACAGTTCAGTTTGCAAAATACGGGCCTAATGCAGAGAGGAT TCACAAAGGAAGGATAGTTGAATCAGCACCAAGATCAGGGCACAGGTCAAGAAGCCGCAGTCCTCGCAGAAG GCACCGTGATGACCATTACAGAGATAGGGATTATAGAAGAAGTCGTAGTAGAAGTCACGACAGGTATGAACGTGATCGCTATCGTGGGAAAGACAGAGATTCTCGGCGCCGTAGCAGGAGTCGCAGTGCTAGTCCTGACTATTCTAAAGGCCGAGGAAGAGGCCGCTATGATGATGATAGGCGGAGTGTTAGTCGATCGATAAG TGCTTCTCCTGCTCGCCGCAGCCCTAGTCCTCGGAAGAGTACTTCCCCTCGTAAGTCTCCCCCTAGGGGTGAAAGTCCTGATAGACGTAGCCGTGATGGACGATCTCCAAGTCGTCGAAGTGTTTCAACACGAGGCCGTCTAGCTGATTCTCGGAGTCCATCTCCTCAAAACTCAGATGTTGAT GAATGA